agacacccaggggacttggagtccaagccagaagagccacgaggcagtggcaagggtggagggcgtgccctgggggggcgccccctaccttgtagGCCCATCGTGACCTCTCTGAcatacttcttcgtcctatatattcacatatattccaaaaccctcagggGAGTCCATGAAAATACTTTTCCGTCGCCGCAACCTTCTATTCTCGTGAGGTTCcatcctggggccttttccggcatcctgtcggaggggggttcgatcacggagggatctacatcaaccctattgcccttccgacgaagcgtgagtagtttaccatagacctacgggtccatagctagtagctagatggcttcttctatctctttgattctcaataccatgttctcctcgatgttcttggagatctatctgatgtaatcttcttttgcggcgtgtttgtcgagatctgataaattatggatttatgatcagcttatctatgaatattatttgaatcttctctaaattcttatatgcatgatttgatatctttgtatttttcttcgaattatcggtttggtttggccaactagattggtttttcttgcaatgggagaggtgtttagctttgggtttagTCTTGcttgatttcacccagtgacaaagtaggggtagcgagacacgtattgaattattgccatcgaggataaaaagatggggttttcatcatattgcttgagtttattcctctacatcatgtcatcttacttaaggcgttactccgttctttatgaacttaatactctagatgcatgctggatagcgattgacGTGTGGAGTAATggcagtagatgcaggcatgagtcggtctacttgatacagacgtgatgcctacatgcataatcattgccatggatatcgtcataactttgcgcttttctatcaattgctcgacagtaatttgttcacccactgtattatttgccttcatgagagaagcctctagtgaaacctatggcccctgggtctattttccatcatatttgtttccgatctactattttgcaatcttttattttcagatctataaaccaaaaacccaaaaatattttatcttttatttagttttatgtatctctataagatctcacctttgcaagtgaccgtgaatagattcacaacccctttatcgcgttgggtgcaagtgtttgattgtttgtgtaggtgcatctattaGGGACTTGTgcatttctcctactggattgataccttggttcttaactgaggaaaatacttatctctactgtgttgcatcaccctttcctcttcaagggaaaaccaacgcaagctcaagaagtagcattgggcttgatacgtctccaacgtatctatactttttgattgttcaatgttgttatattatcattctttgatgttttataataattttatagtcattttttggtactaacctattgacatagtgccaagtgccagttgctgttttttgcatgttttttacatcgcaggaaatcaatactaaacggagtccaaacgcagtgaaactttttggagattattttggaccagaagacaaacaatgggccgaagaagcacctagggggtgctccgaggggagcacaacccaccagggcgcgccaggaggcccaagcgcgccctagtgggttgtgcccacctcggtttcCCCCTGGActacctctttactctataaataccccaatattccagaaatcctaggggagtcgacgaaaatcaattccagccgccgcagagtccagaaccagcagatccaatctagacaccatcatggaggggttcaccacttccattggtgcctctccgatgatgcatgagtagttctttgtagaccttcgggtctatagttagtagctagatggcttcctctctcttttaattatcaatacaatggtctcttggagatccatatgatgtaactctttttgcggtgtgtttgttgggatcggatgaactttgagtttatgattagatctatctttttatatccatgaaagttatttgagtttctttgatctcttatatgcatgattgcttatagcctcgtatttcttctccgatatttgggttttgtttggccaacttgatctatttatcttgcaataggaagaggtgttttgtagtgggttcgatcttacggtgcttgatcccagtgacagaaggggaaccgacacgtatgtatggttgctactaaggataaaacgatggggtctatttctacataaatagatcttgtctacatcatgtcatcgttcttattgcattactccgtttctccataaacttaatacactgtatgcatgttgaatagcggtcgatgtgtagagtaatagtagtagatgcaggcaggagtcggtctactaatcttggatgtgatgcctatataatgatcattgcctggatatcgtcatgattatttgaagttctatcaattgcccaacagtaatttgtttacccaccgtttgctatttttctcgagagaagccactagtgaaacctacggcctccgggtctctttctcatattatttgcctttgtgatctattttcctttgcttttatttccagatctattaaacaaaaaatataaaaaataccttgctgcaatttattttatctggtgttcgatctatcaatcaaCTACAATTTATtcatgtttgtttgccaatttctggcgccgctacccgaaagggattgacaaccccttttacacgtcgggttgcgagtatttgttatttgtgtgcaggtgctgtttacgtactgttgcttggttctcctactggttcgataaccttggtctcataactgagggaaatacctaccgccgatgtgctgcatcatcccttcctcttcggggaaataccgacgtagctccaAGCCGCATCAGGGCTCTGGTGAAACGTATTCTCCGGTATATACGTAGCACCACGGCTATGGGCCTCACTTTGACGGCTTCCTCCGGCACCGACCTCGCCGCCTACTCAGACGTCGACTGGGCTGGGTGCCCCGACACTCGGCGCTCCACctccggctactgcgtctacctcgggccctctctgatcttgtggtcgtctaaacgacaacccacggttCCACGATCAACTGCCGAGGCTGAGTACAGGGCTGTGGCCAACGCCGTTGAGAGTGCTACTGGCTACGACAGCTGCTtcaggagttgctatgtgaggtTCCCAAGGCCacgattgtctactgtgacaacgtctccgCGGTCTACCTCTCTGCAAACCCTGTCCATCATCGCTggacgaagcacattgagctcaACATCCACTTCGTCCAGAAGCAGGTTGCACTTGGCCGTGTTCGAGTCTTGcatgtgcccaccgatcagcagttcgccgatgtcATGACGAAGGGCCTGCCTACCTCGACTTTCGAGGGctttcggtccagtctttgcgtctccggcgacgcttcgactgcggggagGTGTTGAACATGCATATACGTATATAGGTGTGGGTATTGTACGTTGCACCTGTCGCGTCTTTCTCCCCTCTGTAACTTGTTGTATCTTGGAAGACAAGACACCAGACGCACCCCTTGTATCTATATGTGTGCCTAGTGGACGATCAATGAGAAGTATCGATGCACACAATCCTTTCTCCCTAACTTACACTTTTTATCAAGCCTAGCTTTGGAATATCTCGAATGCCAATATTTTGTAACGCCTGAATGGGCTTTATTTTTTGATAGCTTACTGGGTGGGCTGGATCAGCAGAAAATCACGCTCATGATTAGACCCGGCCCACCATCTTACACGAAGAGAAAAGGCGCCCATCCGTGTCCTTCGTTATAAAAACCACTTCCTAGGAGCGAGGTGCCCTAACAAATCGCGCAGCCACCGGTCTCCCTCCCCGCGAGCAAGTGGCGGCGAGCCTCACGctcgcctccctccctccccgcAACCCACAAGACAACCCACCCCCGCCCCGCCCCCAGGGGAAGAAGCAAAGCACCTGCACCCGCGGCGACAGCGTAGCAGCCCAACCGCAGCCATGGCCGTCTCCGATAGATCGCGCAACGCGCTGCTCCCCAGCTTCCTGTACGcggccccctccgccgccgccacccccacccctttcTCTGCCGTCGCTGGCATTGGTGGCCGCGGGCTCGTCGCACCGTCCcatgcggcggcggcgaggccggcggcgtGGGCGCGGGCGCCTAGCGAGCCGTCCCGGAAGATCGAGATGTACTCGCCCGCCTTCTACGCGGCGTGCACGGCCGGTGGCATCACCAGCTGCGGGCTCACGCACATGACCGTCACGCCCCTCGACCTCGTCAAGTGCAACATGCAGGTGAGCTTCTATTAGAGCTTTCTTGTCTCCGCGGCGTGTCCAATGTATCCCTGATATAAACAAATGATATACTGGAGGCTGGTTAGGTTCTTATTTCATGAGTTTGTCTCCAATGCATAATGCGTCTGGAATATGCCACCTAGCATATTCTATGGTTCTGTTGTCAATGGATTCGTACATATCGCATATTATGTGTTTGTCTTATGATTCCTGTACGTGATGTGATCTGGGCTAAAATGATCCTGCCAACGTGTTTGTTAACTGTTTGTTCGTAGACCCAGGGTTGGATTATGTAATTGTTTACATTTGTTACGTTTTCAACAATTAACTGTTGTTGTGGACCGACTGTCAATgatttgtgtgtgcgtgtgtgtggttTGTAGGCGTAATTGATCGCCCTGCTATGTTTTATCATTTCACGAAACCAGTTAGTAATGAAATATCACTTTGCCTGTTTTATTAGATTGATCCAGCCAAGTACAAGAGCATCTCTTCTGGATTTGGTGTTCTCTTGAAAGAGCAAGGGGCAAAGGGTTTCTTCAGAGGCTGGGTGCCTACTTTGATTGGCTACAGTGGTCAAGGCGCCTGCAAATTTGGTTTCTACGAGTTCTTCAAGAAGTATTACTCGGATATTGCTGGACCTGAGAATGCAGCCAAGTACAAGACTTTGATCTATCTTGCTGGATCTGCTTCGGCTGAGGTTATTGCAGATGTTGCCCTCTGCCCCATGGAGGCTGTGAAGGTCCGTGTGCAGACACAACCTGGTTTTGCAAAAGGTTTATCTGATGGGTTCCCTAAGTTTGTGAAGGCTCAAGGATATGCTGGGTAAGTCCGAGGCAAGTGACTGAAATATTGAAATCTATTGTTCTCTGTAACCGCAGTCCACTCTTCTGAAACAATGCTGGGTATGCAGATTGTACAAGGGAATTGTTCCACTCTGGGGCCGTCAAATTCCATGTGAGTATCTACTCCCTGCTCTGTTGTCTTTTCATCATGAATCCAAATTGCTTTCCTTAGGAGACATTTGCTACTCTAAATCATATAATGTTTGGGCAGTGGGTACCCTAGGAGACAATCGCTACTCTAAATCATATATAAATGTTGAAAAATAAATTTATTTGAAGAATCTAATGACCAAGTTGCTCTGTTATTGACTGATAAGTTGTGCTCCCCTAGAGTACATATGGCGATAGGAACCTTACTTCTGCTACCAGCGATACAGTGGAGTGCATTAATGATGCCTTATTATGTTCTTAATTTTTGAACATGGGACAAGCCAAACTATTTGCATGGACATCGCAGCCATGAATTTACTTGCACACAGTTCCTCTTGAGATCATAGTATGATTTCCAAGATTTTATGTGTGCATATATAGATATTTCCACACTGCTTGAGCTATCCCCATTATAACTGGGCGTAGGCTCCAATGGAGTGGTTTACAATATTTATGACCATTTCTTGCTGGTGACAAATCTTATTGCCTTTCACATACAGTGATATCATGTATTTTCATCATGGCTTTAAGTAATAGTGTTACACTACAATTTACTAATGTCTTGTGCTTGCGCAACTCTAGTATAATTTTGCTGGAATTCTTTTGTTGCACATTGTTCTTGTTATTCTTGAAATCATACTATGATTTCCAAGATTATATACGTGCATATATAGATTTTCCACACTGCTTGAGTTCTCTGCTATTCTGGAGTGAAACTCCAATTAGGTGGCATATATTTATATGGGGGTTGGAACCTCCAGCTCTTCTTCATTTGTTAAGACATTCTTTCATGGCAACTCCAGTATGTTTTTTTCCTAGAATATTAACTCTTTGTTGCACATAGTCATGTTCTTCTCGAAGTCACACAATGATTTTTGAGATTTATTTGTGCATATACAGAATTTTCACACTGCTTGAGTTATCTCTGCTATACTAGAGCAAAACTCCAATTACGTGGCGTACATGTTTGTTAAGATAGATTACTTAGTTTATTAACACATCTTTCATTGAAACTCCAGTATTGTTTTTTTGAGAATATTAACTCTTTGTTGCACACAGTCTTGTTCTTCTTCAAATCTCGCAGTGATTTTCAAGATTTTTTGTGTGCATATATAGAATTTTCACACTGCTTGAGTTATCTCTGTTATACTAGAGCAAAACTCCAATTACGTGGCGTACATGTTTGTTAAGATAGATTACCTCGTTTATTAACACATCTTTCATTGGAACTCCAGTATTGTTTTTTCGAGAATATTAACTCTTCGTTGCACATTATCTTATTCTTCTTGAAATCGCACAATGATTTTCAAGATAATTTTTGTGCATATATAGAATTTTCACACTGCTTGAGTTATCTCTGTTATACTAGAGCGAAACTCCAATTACGTGGCGTACAAGTTTGTTAAAATAGACTGCTTCATTTATTAACATATCTTTCGTTGGAATTTCAGTATTGTTTTTTTTTCTAGAATACtaactctttgttgcacattgtgctgttcttcttgaagtcacGCAATCATTTTCAAGATTTATTTGTGCATATACAGAATTTTCACACTGCTTGAGTTATCTCTGTTGTACTAGAGCGAAACTCCAATTACGTGGCGTACATGTTTGTTAAGACAGATTATTTACTCTTATGCTGTAGAGAATTTGCTGCTCTCCGGTGTTTGTGTACACATATTTATCTTTGGTTGTTAGCAATTGAGCTTTTTATGTTTACACAAATAGTCAAATATTAGTTATGTTGCCTTGGATTTGTGACTTGCAAGTTGCAATTTTTTCCTACATGTGACAATCCTGGTACCTGCATCCTATGTGTTTAAATTTGTGTGACCATGCTGATTTTACAGATTTTGTTTGCCTGCACAAATATTGCTCGCTGCATGGTCCCTCCGGTTTTGTGAAACTAGATTGCACTGGAGTGTTCTGCATTagacaaatatgtatgatgtgtgCCCCAAAGCAGGCACACACAATGTCCCAAAAAAAGAAGCTGCAGTGTAGTTGTTTCTTAGTTACATTTCTTTTTGTATCTGTTTGCTCCTTATACCTTTTTTATATGCAGCTGGAGCTAGACCGCAATTAGGTTATCTCCCAACTAATGTTTTAGAAATGGAAATAGTAATATCACCATTGCTGTTGAGGTTTTCTGTTGTCTCCTTGTTTCTGGTATATCAAACGATCAACTCGTAGTAATGGAGAATTACTTGCAGTTTGGATTATTTTACCTTCTGGTAGATTGCTTATGTATATATTATTCTTTTGCTTTGACACTGAACACCGGAGATGTCGTATTCTGCAGCGATCAAACTACCAGCTTAATCACCATCTGATCATTTTGTAAAATGCAGACACTATGATGAAATTTGCCTCCTTTGAGACTATTGTTGAGAATATCTACAAGTATGCAATTCCTGCCCCCAAGAGCGAGTGCAGCAAGTCTCTCCAGCTCGGGGTGAGCTTTGCAGGCGGTTACGTCGCTGGAGTGTTCTGCGCGATAGTTTCGCACCCAGCAGACAACCTTGTTTCATTCCTCAACAATGCTCAGGGAGCAACTGTGGGCGATGTGAGCTTCCTACTTTGTAACTCAGTCATTGAGCACCTTTAACGTTTTGTCTTGGTTTTGTTTCTTACAAtatatttactttttgcatctgCAGGCTGTGAAGAAACTTGGCCTGTGGGGTCTGTTTACGCGTGGACTCCCGCTGCGTATCGTGATGATTGGTACCCTCACTGGAGCTCAGTGGGGCATCTATGATGCTTTCAAAGTCATGGTTGGACTGTAAGTATCTCATTTTGTGTGGACCATCTTCTACATTGGCCCTTAGAGGCCAGCTATTGGTCTTGTTCACGGTAACTTAATCGTGATTTGTCTTTGTACAGGCCAACTAGTGGTGGAGTTGCTCCGCCTGCCGCTGGAGAGCAGCTGAAGGGCTGAGGCTTGATTCTACTATACTCAATATATCTAACAACATTTTTTGGCGCCGAATTGGATGATGACGAAATAACTCATGTTTCATCCTTTTAAGAGCAAGCGATTATTTTTCAGGAATGCCTAGTTGCAACCCTGGTAATTAGATGTCAAGACAGATTAGGAACAATTTTCGGCACATGATCGTCTGGCTTAGGACGATTGCCTGAAGCATAGCATACTTGTCTATTTTTAACTGTTATTATATGTCTCGGCTCTGGCAGTAAAAGCTGTAATTAGGCGTTTTGCCTATGGTTATACTATTTTGCTGATTTCACCAGCTTGTTACATTGTTGTGTGTTGAGTCTGCTGTGTTAGAGGGTGTTTGTTGCGATCTCCGCAGAAAATTCGCAGAGCAATACTGCAATTGACTTACTGGCGCCCTCCTTTAGTCATCTGGCGATTCTTCATCAAGCAAGCACACCTTGCTGTTTGTAGCTAGTGCCATACCACCATTGTCGGCAAATGCGCAAGTCTGGGTACCGCGTACAGCTGGTTGTACCGTCGACCAAGTAAAAACCAAGCGTACGGTTGTTCTACAGTCGACCAAGTAAGAAAGGTTTCAGAAAACGCGCTATTTTCGTACGTAGTAGAATGGCAAGATATGTTGGACTGTCGCTCTCTGAAACAGACGCCCGGCAAGAGAAGGGATGAAGCCATACGCCAACCAGGAAAAAGATCTCCCAACTCGTATGAAATACCAAGCTGCCACGTCTCATCGCCTGCTTCTCTAGTTGCTCTCCTGATCCCATGTGGCAGCTTACCGCTACACCGAGGCACGCAACGAAACTTTGGCCTGGCTAGATATTAGAGTTAGTTTTTAACTCATGACTAATCCTGAACTAACTCTAGTCAAAAATATGTGTTTGGATGACAGTGTTGGATTGACAATAAATACagtaggagaactagctccaattagcatcTCTTGAGTgagatagtttttttggtgggttagagcatctccagccgcgcccccaacacgcCCTCCCCAGGCGATACTTTCGCGCCGGCGCACAAAAGTCGGCCCAACCACGCCCCCAGAAGaccatttttcgccggctcgggccgaatttggcgccggcggacccaagccgaacccggcgcgctggggggcgccgggTGAAACGGTTTTGGCGCGAACTAAACGCGGGCCCCCGAGTCAGCAACACGGTGCTTCTcgtcgcttcgtcgtcctcatcgtatCGTCTCGGTTCCCGGGGGAGGGGggaaatcaatgccaaagctgcggcGCGCTGCTGCGCCGGTCAGcatccattgatgcctcacgggcggcgcggcgcCACGCGTATGCCCGGCAGCCACGCGGACGCCGCCTGCCCGCGGCTATAAAAAGCCTACCCCCCGCCGGTGGACGCAcacttcccctctcctctcctctccaccgCCGGCGCTCCTGCGTGCCTCCTCTCTTTCTcgcctctgcgccaccatgtcgatgcgCCGCCTAGGCGCTGCTGATTTCcgcggagtccgcgagcgccgctccggcGTCTTCTCCTCCGAAATCTCGTTCGGCGAAAAACGGCTCAgtctcggcaccttcgacaccgcagaggaggcggcccgtgcgtacgacgcggcggcgtggcgcctccggtggcctcgtTGGGATATGAATTTCCCCGACGTGTCGACGAGCCAGCGCGCGCAGGATCTCGCGCATCTCCCGCGacttttcaccgacgaggatcgtcgtgacaaccggaggcggcagcgtcgcctAGCGATCATGGAGATGGACGTGgaagccatggcggagtggcgcgaACGCTTCCCGCGGGACATCGTCAACGAGCACCAGTTTTACAAGCAACGGGGGACAGAGAGGGAGGCGAGGAGaaaggagcgagccgcctatcgggaggacaagcgtgCGCCGAAGCAGGCCGCTCAACTGAACACGTCGTCCTGGGACTCTGAGGACGAGCGGCATGCTGACGCCTACTtgcagacgtcggaggaggacattaccgagtcggagCCGGAAAACGACGAGTAGTTGATCTTTTCTTTTAACAGGCTTTGCTACGGTGAATTACCTATGTATCATTTTCATTATGTATGCTATGGTGAACTATCTATGTATCATTTTCAACTTGCCGGCGGCGTCGGCGAGGAAGGAGGCGAGCGAGGGGTGCGCTAGGGGCAATGACCAGCGAGCCCGGGGAGGGGAAGTGTGCGGCGGTTGGGGGTTGANNNNNNNNNNNNNNNNNNNNNNNNNNNNNNNNNNNNNNNNNNNNNNNNNNNNNNNNNNNNNNNNNNNNNNNNNNNNNNNNNNNNNNNNNNNNNNNNNNNNNNNNNNNNNNNNNNNNNNNNNNNNNNNNNNNNNNNNNNNNNNNNNNNNNNNNNNNNNNNNNNNNNNNNNNNNNNNNNNNNNNNNNNNNNNNNNNNNNNNNNNNNNNNNNNNNNNNNNNNNNNNNNNNNNNNNNNNNNNNNNNNNNNNNNNNNNNNNNNNNNNNNNNNNNNNNNNNaacggctagagatgctcttagatgcaactagctcaaattAGCCTTCATGTTTgaatactttagggctatttgagttcaaactagttcaaactaactctaacctatgGATCCAAATAGGGTCTTTGTATGTAGCATCTGCAAATACAGAAAGAAAGATTACTCCCCctcaaaaagaaaagaacaaaagatTACTCCATACTATACCTGGCCATCTGCCGGGCCGGGCCTACCGAAGCCCGTGACAGAAAACCTAGGCACGAGCCTGGCCCGGCCCGGCCGTCGGGCCTGATTTttgggcccaagcccggcccgaaagTGTTAAAGCCCGTCGGGCCTCGGGCCACGGGCCGGGCCTCTTCAGTAAATCGTGAAAACAgtgggcccgagcccggcctggCCTCAGGCTCAAAATCTAGACCCGAGCCCGGCCAGGGtgcagcgtcgggccgg
This region of Triticum aestivum cultivar Chinese Spring chromosome 2D, IWGSC CS RefSeq v2.1, whole genome shotgun sequence genomic DNA includes:
- the LOC123053446 gene encoding mitochondrial phosphate carrier protein 3, mitochondrial, with protein sequence MAVSDRSRNALLPSFLYAAPSAAATPTPFSAVAGIGGRGLVAPSHAAAARPAAWARAPSEPSRKIEMYSPAFYAACTAGGITSCGLTHMTVTPLDLVKCNMQIDPAKYKSISSGFGVLLKEQGAKGFFRGWVPTLIGYSGQGACKFGFYEFFKKYYSDIAGPENAAKYKTLIYLAGSASAEVIADVALCPMEAVKVRVQTQPGFAKGLSDGFPKFVKAQGYAGLYKGIVPLWGRQIPYTMMKFASFETIVENIYKYAIPAPKSECSKSLQLGVSFAGGYVAGVFCAIVSHPADNLVSFLNNAQGATVGDAVKKLGLWGLFTRGLPLRIVMIGTLTGAQWGIYDAFKVMVGLPTSGGVAPPAAGEQLKG